Proteins from a single region of Mytilus trossulus isolate FHL-02 chromosome 2, PNRI_Mtr1.1.1.hap1, whole genome shotgun sequence:
- the LOC134707722 gene encoding glycerophosphocholine cholinephosphodiesterase ENPP6-like, which yields MFSWYMFCYVYANLCVHKTMANKLLVLLCDGFRWDYLENRKDLKGFQRLLTEGVKADYLEPVYPSLSYPNYYSLMTGLYCEDHGMVGNYMFSEERGERFDMMANPECRNSHWWEDAEPFWITAVKQGKKTYMFEWSGGEFPHKGFSSTYSLPVDGENWAMLPEMKRNIKKSLDMFKSDEIDMSGVFVWEIDKWGHDIDTKSDDFHQKLLEFDTAIDSLLDQLEQQSLRDKVNIVIFSDHGMKDISPERTVNISHILNTTDVKIFTDRGHMCNIWPHDHKLEKVYSDLKKLNNEHITVYKKDELPDRWCYKHHKLVPPITVVAESGWFILTPEYPSVTSKGWHGFDNVDKDMRGIFLATGPDIKKNDTVGPMRAVDVYQVLCKLLHVKPLPHKGEWNRVQDIFL from the exons ATGTTTAGCTGGTACATGTTTTGTTACGTGTATGCAAATTTGTGTGTGCATAAAACAATGGCTAATAAATTGTTAGTTTTGCTTTGTGATGGATTTCGTTGGGACTACCTAGAAAACAGAAAGGATCTTAAGGGATTCCAAAGGTTGCTGACCGAAGGTGTAAAAGCAGATTATCTGGAACCTGTCTACCCGTCTTTATCTTATCCAAACTATTATTCTCTTATGACAG gtttatATTGTGAAGATCATGGCATGGTTGGTAACTACATGTTTAGCGAAGAGCGAGGTGAAAGGTTTGATATGATGGCCAATCCAGAATGTCGAAATAGTCATTGGTGGGAAGATGCAGAACCATTCTGGATCACAGCTGTCAAACAG GGGAAGAAAACGTATATGTTTGAGTGGAGTGGTGGTGAATTTCCCCATAAAGGATTTAGTTCTACATACAGTTTACCAGTGGATGGAGAAAATTGGGCAATGTTACCAGAAATGAAGCGCAACATTAAAAAGTCTTTGGATATGTTTAAAAGCGATGAAATTGATATGTCAG gaGTTTTTGTATGGGAAATTGACAAATGGGGACATGATATTGACACAAAGTCAGATGACTTCCACCAAAAACTATTGGAGTTTGATACAGCTATAGACTCTTTACTGGATCAACTAGAACAACAGTCTTTACGAGATAAAGTCAATATAGTCATATTTTCTGACCACGGAATGAAGGACATATCGCCCGAACGAACTGTTAATATATCTCATATACTAAATACAACTGATGTGAAAATATTTACCGACAGGGGGCACATGTGTAATATTTGGCCCCATGATCACAAACTTGAAAAG GTATATTCTGATTTGAAGAAACTGAACAATGAGCATATCACTGTATACAAAAAAGATGAGCTGCCTGATCGATGGTGCTATAAACATCATAAGCTTGTACCGCCAATTACAGTTGTGGCTGAAAGTGGATGGTTTATTTTAACG CCGGAGTATCCATCGGTGACAAGTAAAGGATGGCATGGGTTTGATAATGTCGATAAAGACATGCGCGGGATCTTCCTAGCAACAGGACCAG ATATAAAGAAGAATGACACAGTTGGTCCAATGAGAGCTGTTGATGTTTACCAAGTTTTATGCAAACTTCTACACGTGAAACCTTTGCCCCATAAAGGAGAATGGAATCGTGTCCAAGATAtatttctatga